One Rosa chinensis cultivar Old Blush chromosome 3, RchiOBHm-V2, whole genome shotgun sequence DNA window includes the following coding sequences:
- the LOC112192399 gene encoding probable calcium-binding protein CML23, translating to MSLKGGAGSSREELKKIFDKFDKNGDGRICCDELRAIFLELGSETTSEEVKTIMAEFDKDGDGRIDLDEFAEVLNGGSTKDLRDAFDLYDLDKNGRISAKELHEVLKRLGQKCSLKDCEKMIRSVDADGDRHVNFEEFKKMMKKP from the coding sequence atGTCGTTGAAAGGCGGCGCTGGATCTTCGCGGGAGGAGCTGAAGAAGATCTTCGACAAGTTCGACAAGAACGGCGACGGCAGGATCTGCTGCGACGAGCTCCGGGCGATCTTCCTTGAGCTCGGCTCCGAAACGACGTCGGAGGAGGTCAAGACCATAATGGCCGAGTTCGACAAGGACGGCGACGGCCGCATTGACCTCGACGAGTTCGCAGAGGTTCTGAACGGCGGATCCACCAAGGATCTCCGCGACGCGTTTGACCTCTACGACCTCGACAAGAACGGCCGCATCTCCGCGAAGGAACTGCACGAGGTTCTCAAGCGATTGGGCCAGAAGTGCTCGCTCAAGGACTGCGAGAAGATGATCCGCTCCGTCGACGCCGACGGCGATCGCCACGTCAACTTCGAGGAAttcaagaagatgatgaagaaaccCTAA